The genomic window GATCGTTTTCTTGTATGTATCCTTATTAAACAATGCTATGACACCTGTGCATCATCGGCGTGTGCGTCTCGGCCGGGGCGAGTTCGGGTGGGCTTGGCGGGCTGGCAGCCACAGACGTAGCGCGGGCGGTGATCGAATTGGGGCTGGAGTGCGGCAGTGTAGCGGCCGCTCACGGGTGCTTCCAACACAACCGAGTCACAGCGCACCAGATTGCCCCGGATTCGGCGCATCGTGCATACTCTGACGGCTATGTTGCGGTCCAGCCGCGCAGCCCGGGCGCTGACGCGCTCCTAACGCATCGTGCCTCGATTCAGGAAAGCGGTTTTAGCCACGTGCAGTATCGCGCTGGCCGTCTGGATGATTCCCGGCGCCGGGGCGTTCGACAATCCTTGGGACGATCCGGCCTTCCGGACTTCGTCGTCACAAGCCGCCCCTGCACCCGCCGCCGACGGTGCGCCGGCGCCATCCCCCGCCGGAGCTGAGCCGGTCATCATCGACGGACCGCCACCCGATCCGGTCGCCAAGGCCGATGATTACCGGATCGGAGTGCATGACCTCCTTGAGATCACGGTGTTTCAGGCCGAGGAACTCTCGCGCAAGGTGCGGGTGAACACCCGCGGACAGCTTTCGATGCCGCTGATCGGTGCCGTTCAGGCCGCCGGGCTCACCGCGCGGGAACTTGAAGAGCAGCTGCAGGCGCTGTACGGGAAGGACTTCCTGCAGGATCCGCACGTCAGCGTATTCATCGAGGAATTCACCAGTCAGCGTGTCACGCTGGAAGGCTGGGTCAAAAAGCCCGGCATCTATCCAATCAAGGGGCGCACGACCCTGATGCAGGCGATAGCGCTCGGTGAGGGCATCGACGAACTTGCCGATACCGACGACGTTGTGCTGTTTCGCGACCAGGCCGGACAAACCGTCGCCTATCGACTGAGCCTCGACGAGATTCGCGACGGCAGGGTGCGCGATCCGGTCGTGGTCGGCGATGACCGGGTGTTCGTGGGTAAGGCGAGCGGACGGGCGTTCTTCAAGGGCATTACCGACGCACTGCGCGGGTTTATCCGCCCGTTCTGAACGCGTTTGGCATCAGGCGATCACGGAATCCTCAAGCATGGCTGAATCCGCACGCGAATTTCCGGAAGTTCCACCCCAGCCGCCACGCGTCGGGCAGGCGCTGATCGCCGCCGATCCCGCGCGGGCGCTGGCGCCCTATGGCGGCTATGCGGCGCCGGCGCCGGCCGACGAAGGCGAGGCGGCGCTGAGCATCGGGCAACTGTTTGCGATCCTGCGGCGACGCAAATGGTCCATCGTTTTGGTGCTGCTGCTCGTCGTCGTGTCGACCCTGGTCGGTTCGTTCCTGGCGACGCCGATCTTTCGCGCAACCACCACTCTGCAGATCGACCGTCAGGCCGCCCGTGTGATGAACTATCAGGATGTGACGCCGACCGATATGGACTG from Chromatiales bacterium includes these protein-coding regions:
- a CDS encoding polysaccharide export protein, encoding MIPGAGAFDNPWDDPAFRTSSSQAAPAPAADGAPAPSPAGAEPVIIDGPPPDPVAKADDYRIGVHDLLEITVFQAEELSRKVRVNTRGQLSMPLIGAVQAAGLTARELEEQLQALYGKDFLQDPHVSVFIEEFTSQRVTLEGWVKKPGIYPIKGRTTLMQAIALGEGIDELADTDDVVLFRDQAGQTVAYRLSLDEIRDGRVRDPVVVGDDRVFVGKASGRAFFKGITDALRGFIRPF